One stretch of Pomacea canaliculata isolate SZHN2017 linkage group LG1, ASM307304v1, whole genome shotgun sequence DNA includes these proteins:
- the LOC112562838 gene encoding COP1-interactive protein 1-like isoform X2, whose translation MASKCRKFVPNMFNKSKCQACFGSKEAHSAEALESNKATRKVSKCGYLFVSPDLDFSNPLDRTRKWQRRFFRLYDDGELTFSVDENPDTVPQGSVDMNRCTDVLDAETVTTHQNSIAVVTPEKTEYFKANSKEEMQWWHDVLIEFPNNLKSIKPRRKPNLISNKENVQPAQDDDSNKEGMKSNLEIDRLHQQPSQSSDLPAYATFKGVRSLKHKYDKNHQEGMRKSSSLHDLTTQDKEMANTLASSRFLSCSGDRLDVLSSRRGGDSKQVGALSVSPYFNIPRTSWPSRVHPSNPLLTAPAAHPSLFNSSSSISSTSSTSSAAHRGMLEERSGGQKFVSSNKERSRPVRERSASLKDLSTHLTLPRDACSLDNFDRGTGSISSSGFRTDGDDLSQSMSADETDGNETDELKDLVYMKKGWLIKQGPSEKESRKHWFVLAGNSLRYFKDAKAEETNALDGRIDLSTCYEVSEVSMARHCGFKIKTQNGEYVLAAMTSGIRNNWMKAIRLCMDLHSSKPKLSLSSTLTGKALAGLSARAMDDFDVGGNLRNNSPALPATTVVTGAKGETAFQLVGQQDSGKKEPGVRNIRRHYSDVNPSNVGQIFSIKEFNTNIDTGGASASQVTTPSKIQPTISSNHTILDSAEKTESVPRASKIPRQHSPSVDSILWNQAGGPPISRYVEGSDGVISSLFHPAESRRSKRNIITEISKEEEKREIMRRAKSPSARVKEKSRGAKTPRLHSPPPEDDGFDYHPSSSGHGTAGSSTKLSQSLSDTEDDLDTVVSSEDPYTDTDGGLEDNTDGGLKDAIGDDILVEMLESEVESLKERLDKTQNQLVKMHETNIDLKSRLQKESSQSLDGSFGNGRWSQQGGQQIDQSQVQTMKRQLKEAKDTVQKQRMEIEGLKSKLDMSVSKLTGTEKALSEALREYKQEKDKFLKLSSEWNRRIRSLEGQLKDNVHKLEKARESLQSKEREGRQLEIDMKGQQQKTREQDREILKLKAVEHEYNHLKERLDNKERELQNARSELRDKESQCDKLKLEFKRQVSEMEHTFGRERDELETQVDELKEQLHSYQERHSTLQDNITTNMADLLSEKDDIIAQLEEKLIENDRKMVDMNEELQAEMSENSDLIHNIDVLQEEKQTLQNQISTMERQLLSLRDKVATFEKDNDVLRQHLDQLKNENTKLAARLSRSSVSSAASEHDDPEKEELQKTVLELNKQIQSLQLKLIEKFEDLDQKKSCAEKDDLLHIILIFDSDLKEVNSLLTQLQDHFDAYLAKVPNDIKKEAATLAEMVEEINHHCLLMQGSLHESSQGRLSEASGEDYHHNITVDASSGGQKIMDEYQGLKGKFDRAVAELKKLKKEVNEVYRSYDKIEKKDKQLEQDMQQMETSYREQLENIVRRVDQLSSQLANSNSTAALQAKLGVTAHHSVNTSMSTEIENQLSQLDNEISSMEKALAEKTASNSLAAESRMSLSPQDSQCIMSRLKEMKEQLELTNSGLKEILCDVVSSPGVEFQEASKQQSLMSHIDGCGRKLGKLANMIQEEGDFAQTSRVSAGSCSGGGCPGFKDSGASSMAQCMCEVKERIQEIGELLDSLEDNAEDSDNEEGETTTVDDVRERLSSLCEFVEQHHTFSTYDWHLMQLLNAQKVEISKTRAQQSDAGDGVTDAQDKLHDYANRLSLEALILVEMAHLLEQKAVENKEESEEEEEHDPLLKMVGGLSLKLLSLHQKLEQECRTLQVENVVSDVLAMQADLIAEKILMEGVLFSGTFGHNLSLNEEKDKKVQHKLLATEALMRSQLDAFIGKNLDKTCDELWSSASHLTLRSLVQGELTFALNCLKKRLSDCTLDRESKDCVKNLFIERLKERHKLVMGISKAYEDKIIKALAIIISKESEEMTIVEGPENVLDTVCSEVSTIMEKHIQQYKEKIRSAKTTESAHQWDKVVSQLRLDRESVVAGIREQHAAISAKFNEENSLEVPFQSLDSTINNFGEILSLRSVLTAQLSFIDELAKVGDTALLDDIEEEEEEDASDGEAGAQRTLHKGLVSFMHNLTTCLQREAGSRQDQAVCLLSSKGQNQVDVVSAVPELSSLLHGNQYSETLTREAIFAAQITFMMCKMKLLHEQELDRLRASRPARQQNTSLDGSQDGEIDVYSLLGPLEDVMDTKYDDEMETLRVIASHVGKLKNVLGESGSTQDWAHVNEHVQKLEQKLQEELSLAQQRHEAHIDLFKQEETKVEQAWEGLQQERELLEERCSALESELQSISTQHDDEVERMRQDVLTAVSAIRANEEESETQLSDRLQRMTKQIVMQKENFKRFLSKVKECLSEDGKSHESLWQLVDQELKTVNESQLSELSEDEELPPLPSQPPPSLVQRDDKSLNVEEELELLKKEKDEALAEETRNTKAALDAMKKAYEEELQHERDKYKEILTTMYNEDFVNEIRRRHETELERLKEELKQVKMHYLSKCEDYKLMEIKMEQTKQDYESHINQLITSNAHLDDMVNQEIDRLKDFIKNRPANLTTGSATLEEELYDAQIMTRVKDAELQKLRSQVKNLENSLHRTTEEHRQTMTQYLQALKENQELRKEYQLESTVLRDQLEKLQGESGLRRPIRRAPSFHQRARSPSPQSAASQRKESTSSTTEHISRDSNRRRRLEPRDLRRSKSSPSLPYVFDAKGVPTALKPTVKGIRSVQPKT comes from the exons ATGGCATCGAAATGTCGCAAGTTTGTGCCCAACATGTTCAACAAGAGCAAGTGCCAGGCATGCTTTGGGTCAAAAGAAGCACACTCTGCTGAGGCACTGGAAAGTAACAAG GCAACAAGAAAAGTTTCCAAATGTGGGTACCTATTTGTTTCACCTGACCTTGATTTTAGCAATCCTCTGGACAGAACAAGG AAATGGCAGAGGAGATTCTTCAGGCTTTATGATGATGGTGAACTCACATTCTCAGTTGATGAAAAT cCTGACACAGTGCCTCAGGGTTCAGTGGACATGAACAGGTGTACCGATGTTTTGGATGCAGAGACAGTAACAACACACCAGAACTCTATTGCTGTTGTTACACCTgaaaaaactgaatattttaaagccaACTCTAAAGAGGAGATGCAGTG GTGGCATGATGTATTGATTGAATTTCCAAATAACCTGAAGTCTATCAAACCTCGTCGAAAACCTAACTTAATAAGCAACAAAGAGAATGTACAG CCTGCTCAAGATGATGATTCTAACAAAGAGGGGATGAAAAGTAACCTGGAAATAGATCGCTTGCACCAGCAGCCTTCACAGAGCAGTGACTTACCAGCTTATGCAACTTTTAAAGGGGTGCGCAGCCTGAAGcataaatatgataaaaacCATCAGGAAGGCATGCGCAAGAGTTCCTCTCTGCATGACCTGACAACACAAGACAAGGAGATGGCCAACACATTGGCATCATCTCGCTTTCTCAGCTGTTCAGGTGACCGCCTGGATGTGCTTAGCAGTCGAAGGGGAGGGGACAGCAAGCAGGTGGGCGCCCTGTCTGTCAGCCCTTATTTCAACATTCCTCGCACCTCCTGGCCCTCACGTGTGCACCCCTCTAACCCCTTGCTAACAGCCCCTGCAGCCCACCCTTCGCTTTTCAACTCCTCTAGCTCAATCTCCTCAACCTCCTCTACCAGTTCTGCTGCTCATCGAGGTATGCTGGAAGAGCGTTCAGGGGGACAGAAGTTTGTAAGCAGTAACAAAGAGCGATCACGGCCTGTGAGAGAACGCTCAGCCAGTCTCAAGGACCTCAGCACTCACTTAACCCTTCCTCGAGATGCATGCAGCCTGGACAACTTTGACAGGGGCACAGGGTCCATATCCAGCAGTGGGTTCCGAACAGATGGTGATGACTTGTCACAAAGCATGAGTGCTGACGAGACTGACGGCAACGAGACAGATGAACTCAAG GACTTGGTCTACATGAAGAAAGGGTGGCTCATAAAACAGGGACCATCAGAAAAG GAATCTCGGAAGCACTGGTTTGTTCTGGCTGGTAACTCTTTACGTTATTTCAAAGATGCAAAGGCAGAGGAGACAAATGCATTGGACGGCCGCATTGATCTCTCCACATGTTATGAAGTTTCAGAGGTCAGCATGGCACGACATTGTGGCTTCAAAATTAAG aCTCAGAATGGGGAATATGTTCTGGCTGCCATGACATCAGGCATACGCAACAACTGGATGAAAGCCATCCGTCTTTGCATGGATTTGCACAGCTCCAAACCAAAGCTGAGCCTGTCTTCAACACTTACAGGCAAAGCTTTGGCAGGCTTGAGTGCTCGTGCTATGGATGACTTTGATGTTGGGGGAAACCTTAGAAACAACTCCCCTGCCCTGCCAGCCACAACTGTAGTTACTGGCGCCAAGGGAGAGACAGCATTTCAGCTGGTTGGCCAGCAAGACTCTGGAAAGAAGGAACCAGGTGTACGCAATATCCGCCGACATTATTCAGACGTCAATCCAAGTAATGTTGGCCAGATATTTAGCATCAAAGAGTTCAACACAAATATAGACACTGGTGGTGCTTCTGCCTCACAAGTTACTACCCCTTCTAAAATCCAGCCTACCATTTCCTCAAATCACACTATTTTAGACTCTGCAGAAAAAACAGAATCTGTTCCACGAGCATCCAAAATCCCCCGGCAGCACAGTCCATCAGTAGATTCCATCCTATGGAACCAGGCTGGAGGACCTCCCATCAGCCGCTACGTTGAAGGCAGTGATGGTGTGATCAGCTCATTGTTCCATCCTGCTGAGAGTCGACGTAGCAAGCGCAATATCATTACTGAGATCAgcaaggaagaggaaaagaggGAGATAATGCGGCGGGCAAAGTCTCCCAGTGCCCGTGTCAAAGAAAAGTCTCGTGGCGCTAAAACTCCTCGTCTTCATTCTCCTCCACCAGAGGATGATGGTTTTGACTACCATCCATCTTCATCTGGACATGGAACAGCGGGCTCTTCTACAAAATTGTCACAGTCCCTTTCAGACACAGAGGATGACTTAGATACTGTGGTGAGCTCAGAG GATCCTTACACTGATACAGATGGAGGACTTGAGGACAACACTGATGGAGGACTTAAAGATGCTATTGGTGATGATATTTTGGTGGAGATGCTAGAATCAGAG GTGGAATCTTTGAAAGAGCGTCTTGATAAGACACAAAACCAACTGGTAAAAATGCATGAAACCAACATAGATCTGAAATCACGTCTTCAGAAGGAATCATCTCAG AGTCTTGATGGTAGCTTTGGTAATGGTCGCTGGAGTCAACAAGGTGGACAGCAGATTGACCAGTCTCAG GTTCAGACTATGAAGCGGCAGCTGAAGGAGGCTAAGGACACTGTACAGAAGCAGCGAATGGAAATCGAAGGGCTGAAGTCTAAACTGGACATGTCAGTCTCTAAGCTGACAGGTACAGAAAAAGCTCTGTCTGAAGCCCTCAGAGAATACAAGCAAGAGAAAGATAAGTTCCTGAAACTTTCATCGGAATGGAATCGCCGCATTCGTTCTCTTGAAGGTCAGCTGAAGGACAATGTGCATAAGCTGGAAAAGGCACGCGAGTCCTTGCAATCAAAAGAACGTGAGGGTCGTCAGCTAGAGATTGATATGAAGGGTCAACAGCAAAAGACTAGGGAGCAGGATCGGGAGATTTTGAAACTGAAGGCTGTAGAGCATGAGTACAACCATCTAAAGGAGCGGTTGGACAACAAGGAGCGGGAGCTGCAGAATGCGAGGTCTGAGCTGCGTGACAAAGAATCACAGTGTGACAAGCTGAAATTGGAGTTCAAAAGGCAGGTCTCAGAAATGGAACACACTTTTGGAAGAGAGCGAGATGAGCTGGAGACCCAGGTGGATGAGCTTAAGGAGCAGCTGCACTCTTACCAGGAGCGACATAGCACTCTGCAGGACAACATTACCACCAACATGGCCGATTTGTTAAGTGAGAAGGATGATATTATTGCACAGCTGGAGGAGAAGCTGATTGAGAATGATCGCAAAATGGTGGACATGAATGAAGAGCTGCAGGCAGAAATGAGTGAGAACTCTGATCTCATCCACAACATAGATGTGCTGCAAGAGGAGAAACAGACCTTGCAGAACCAGATCAGCACCATGGAGAGGCAACTTCTATCTCTCCGAGACAAAGTAGCCACTTTTGAAAAGGATAATGATGTTCTCAGGCAACATCTGGATCAGCTGAAGAATGAGAACACAAAGCTGGCTGCACGCCTGAGCAGGAGTTCAGTTTCTTCTGCAGCATCAGAACATGATGACCCAGAAAAAGAGGAACTTCAGAAGACAGTCCTGGAGCTAAACAAGCAGATACAAAGTCTTCAACTCAAGCTGATAGAAAAGTTTGAAGACCTTGATCAGAAAAAATCCTGTGCTGAGAAGGACGACCTTCTCCATATCATCCTTATTTTTGACTCTGATCTTAAGGAGGTAAACTCTCTTCTCACACAACTTCAAGACCATTTTGACGCTTACTTAGCTAAAGTGCCCAATGACATAAAAAAGGAGGCCGCTACCCTGGCTGAGATGGTAGAGGAAATAAATCATCATTGTCTATTAATGCAGGGCAGCTTACATGAAAGTTCACAGGGTAGATTATCAGAAGCATCAGGGGAGGATTATCACCATAACATCACTGTAGACGCATCATCTGGTGGCCAGAAGATCATGGATGAGTACCAGGGACTTAAGGGCAAGTTTGATCGAGCTGTAGCTGAACTtaagaaactgaagaaagagGTAAATGAGGTTTACCGCTCATACgataagatagaaaaaaaggataaacagCTGGAACAAGATATGCAGCAGATGGAAACATCCTACAGAGAGCAG CTGGAGAACATTGTGCGAAGAGTCGATCAACTGTCCAGCCAGTTGGCCAATTCTAACAGCACTGCTGCTCTTCAGGCTAAGCTTGGAGTCACTGCCCACCATTCAGTCAACACTAGCATGTCTACAGAGATAGAAAACCAGTTGAGCCAACTAGACAATGAGATCAGCTCAATGGAGAAGGCACTTGCTGAAAAGACAGCATCTAATTCTCTGGCAGCTGAGAGCAGAATGTCTTTGTCCCCACAAGACAGCCAGTGCATTATGTCCAGACTGAAGGAGATGAAAGAACAGTTGGAGTTGACCAACAGTGGTCTGAAGGAAATCCTTTGTGATGTTGTGTCCAGCCCAGGTGTGGAGTTTCAGGAAGCATCCAAACAGCAGTCGCTCATGTCCCACATTGATGGCTGTGGCAGAAAGCTTGGCAAGCTAGCTAATATGATCCAGGAGGAAGGGGATTTTGCCCAGACCAGCAGAGTCTCTGCAGGAAGTTGTAGTGGTGGGGGCTGTCCAGGTTTCAAGGATAGTGGAGCATCTAGTATGGCCCAGTGCATGTGCGAAGTCAAAGAGCGTATTCAGGAGATAGGCGAGCTGCTTGATTCTCTTGAGGACAATGCAGAAGACAGTGATAATGAGGAAGGAGAAACTACAACAGTGGATGATGTTCGAGAACGCTTATCAAGTCTGTGTGAATTTGTTGAACAGCATCATACATTTTCTACCTATGACTGGCATTTGATGCAGCTGCTGAATGCTCAAAAGGTTGAAATCAGCAAGACAAGAGCCCAGCAGTCAGATGCTGGAGATGGTGTCACAGATGCTCAAGACAAACTGCATGACTATGCTAACAGGCTATCATTAGAGGCATTGATACTGGTGGAGATGGCCCATTTGCTAGAGCAGAAGGCTGTTGAAAACAAAGAGGAGtcagaggaggaagaagagcaTGACCCTCTGTTAAAGATGGTGGGTGGGCTGAGTCTAAAGCTTCTGTCATTGCACCAGAAACTGGAGCAAGAGTGCCGGACTCTGCAGGTGGAGAATGTGGTCTCTGATGTGTTAGCCATGCAGGCAGACTTGATTGCAGAGAAGATTCTAATGGAAGGAGTGCTGTTCTCTGGCACATTTGGGCATAATCTGAGTctaaatgaagagaaagacaagaaagtacAGCATAAACTGCTGGCCACTGAGGCCCTTATGAGATCTCAGCTGGATGCTTTCATAGGGAAAAACTTGGACAAAACCTGTGATGAACTGTGGTCCTCTGCTAGTCATTTGACGCTGAGAAGCCTCGTTCAGGGAGAGCTGACATTTGCTCTTAATTGCCTTAAAAAGCGGTTATCGGACTGTACGCTTGATAGGGAGTCCAAAGACTGTGTGAAAAACTTGTTCATTGAACGGTTGAAAGAGAGACACAAGCTGGTTATGGGCATTTCAAAGGCTTATGAGGACAAGATCATCAAGGCCCTAGCTATCATCATCTCCAAGGAGAGTGAGGAAATGACCATAGTGGAAGGTCCAGAAAATGTGTTGGACACAGTTTGCTCAGAGGTGTCTACAATCATGGAAAAGCATATTCAGCAATACAAGGAGAAAATTCGTTCTGCCAAGACCACAGAATCTGCTCACCAATGGGACAAGGTCGTCAGCCAGCTGAGGTTAGACCGCGAATCAGTGGTGGCAGGCATTCGTGAGCAGCATGCTGCTATCTCTGCTAAGTTCAACGAAGAAAACAGCTTGGAAGTGCCTTTTCAAAGCTTGGATAGCACCATCAACAATTTCGGAGAGATCTTGTCCCTGAGGTCTGTCCTTACTGCCCAGCTTAGCTTCATTGATGAACTGGCTAAAGTTGGTGATACAGCTTTGTTAGATGACattgaggaagaggaggaagaggatgccTCAGATGGTGAGGCTGGTGCACAGAGAACATTGCATAAAGGGTTAGTTTCCTTCATGCATAACTTAACTACTTGCTTGCAGAGAGAAGCTGGATCCAGGCAAGACCAAGCAGTATGCTTGTTATCAAGCAAAGGACAAAACCAGGTTGATGTGGTGTCTGCAGTACCAGAACTTTCTAGTTTGCTGCATGGTAATCAGTACAGCGAGACTTTGACCAGGGAGGCTATCTTTGCTGCCCAGATAACATTCATGATGTGTAAAATGAAACTGCTGCATGAACAAGAGCTGGACAGACTAAGAGCTTCTCGACCAGCTCGTCAGCAGAACACTTCACTGGATGGCAGCCAAGATGGAGAGATTGATGTGTATTCTCTCTTGGGCCCACTGGAGGATGTGATGGACACCAAGTATGATGATGAGATGGAGACACTGAGGGTAATAGCATCCCATGTTGGCAAACTGAAGAATGTACTGGGAGAATCTGGGTCCACACAAGATTGGGCTCATGTGAACGAGCATGTGCAAAAGCTGGAGCAGAAACTACAAGAAGAATTGAGCCTTGCTCAACAGCGCCATGAGGCCCATATTGACCTCTTTAAGCAAGAAGAAACTAAA GTGGAGCAAGCATGGGAGGGCCTTCAGCAGGAACGCGAGCTTCTAGAAGAGCGATGTTCGGCCTTAGAAAGTGAACTGCAATCAATTAGTACCCAGCATGACGACGAGGTAGAGCGCATGAGGCAGGATGTCCTGACAGCAGTCAGTGCTATCCGAGCCAATGAGGAAGAGTCAGAGACTCAGCTGAGCGACAGGCTGCAGCGCATGACCAAACAGATAgtcatgcaaaaagaaaactttaag CGATTCTTGAGTAAGGTGAAGGAGTGTTTATCTGAGGATGGCAAGAGCCATGAGAGCCTCTGGCAGCTTGTGGACCAGGAGCTGAAGACAGTTAACGAGAGTCAGCTGTCTGAACTG TCTGAGGATGAGGAATTGCCTCCACTGCCCAGCCAGCCTCCTCCCAGTCTGGTACAGAGGGATGACAAGAGTCTTAATGTAGAGGAG GAGCTAGAACtattaaagaaagagaaggatgagGCCTTAGCTGAAGAAACAAGGAATACCAAAGCAG CTTTGGATGCCATGAAGAAGGCATATGAGGAAGAGCTGCAGCATGAGAGAGACAAGTACAAGGAGATCCTGACAACTATGTACAATGAAGATTTTGTCAACGAAATTCGCCGTCGCCATGA GACTGAGTTAGAACGGCTGAAAGAGGAGCTGAAGCAGGTGAAGATGCATTACCTAAGCAAGTGTGAAGATTATAAACTGATGGAAATCAAAATGGAGCAGACAAAACAAGATTATGAGAGCCATATCAACCAACTTATCACAAG CAATGCACATCTTGATGACATGGTCAACCAAGAGATTGACCGACTAAAGGACTTTATCAAAAATCGTCCTGCAAACCTCACTACAGGTAGTGCTACTTTGGAGGAAGAGTTGTATGATGCCCAG ATCATGACGCGTGTGAAAGATGCCGAGTTACAGAAGTTACGGTCCCAGGTGAAAAACTTAGAAAACAGTCTTCACCGTACCACAGAG